One Fusobacterium ulcerans DNA segment encodes these proteins:
- the secG gene encoding preprotein translocase subunit SecG: METLFTIMLFIFAIALIILVLIQPDRSHGMSASMGMGASNTVFGISKDGGPLAKATQVVAVLFIVSALLLYLVK, translated from the coding sequence ATGGAAACATTATTTACGATAATGCTTTTTATATTTGCTATAGCGCTTATAATATTAGTGCTTATACAGCCTGATAGGAGCCACGGAATGTCAGCAAGCATGGGAATGGGAGCTTCAAATACTGTGTTTGGAATATCAAAAGACGGTGGGCCTTTAGCTAAAGCAACTCAAGTAGTTGCAGTACTATTTATTGTCAGTGCACTTTTATTATACTTAGTAAAATAG
- a CDS encoding replication-associated recombination protein A, with the protein MNLFESNYDKIKPLALRLRPTNLDDFIGQEKILGKGGVLRKLIEKQSISNSIFFGPPGCGKSSLGEIISKTLDSNFETLNATVASLNDLREIVEKAKKNLEFYGKKTILFLDEIHRFNKLQQDALLSYCESGILTLIGATTENPYYSLNNALLSRVMIFEFKSLSRDNIREILEKGVKYIGLEEKISKEVIECILDISQGDSRIAINYLELYQNSCMDLEDEEVLDIFRQRQSSYHKAEDKYNLISALIKSMRGSDPDAALYWLGRLLHGGEDPRYIARRIMIHASEDVGMANPEAMLIASSAMAASEKIGMPEVKIILAQAVIYLSISTKSNSCYMGINKVMEDIEKGDMETVPLTICHNAKGYKYPHDYAGNFVKQNYTAKKREYYVPGDNKNEKLIKEKMEKLWGK; encoded by the coding sequence ATGAATCTATTTGAAAGTAATTATGATAAAATAAAGCCTTTAGCTCTAAGACTCAGACCTACTAATTTAGATGATTTTATAGGTCAGGAAAAAATATTGGGAAAAGGTGGAGTTTTAAGAAAATTAATAGAGAAACAGAGCATATCAAATTCTATTTTTTTTGGACCACCAGGATGTGGAAAAAGTTCACTGGGAGAGATAATCTCTAAAACTCTTGACAGTAACTTTGAAACTCTAAATGCAACTGTTGCCAGTCTTAACGACCTGCGTGAGATTGTAGAGAAAGCCAAGAAAAATCTTGAATTTTATGGTAAAAAAACTATCCTGTTTTTAGATGAGATACATAGATTCAACAAACTTCAGCAGGACGCACTTCTTTCATACTGCGAGTCAGGAATACTGACTCTTATAGGAGCTACTACAGAAAATCCTTATTACAGTCTGAACAACGCTTTATTATCAAGAGTGATGATATTTGAGTTCAAATCTTTGAGCAGAGATAATATCAGAGAAATACTTGAAAAAGGAGTAAAGTATATAGGACTGGAAGAAAAGATATCAAAGGAAGTAATAGAGTGTATACTGGATATTTCACAAGGAGACAGCAGAATAGCCATAAACTATCTGGAACTTTATCAAAATAGCTGTATGGATTTAGAAGATGAAGAAGTTCTGGATATATTCAGACAGAGGCAGTCTTCGTATCATAAAGCAGAAGATAAATATAATTTAATATCAGCTTTGATTAAGAGTATGAGAGGAAGTGATCCTGATGCAGCTCTTTACTGGCTGGGAAGACTTCTCCATGGAGGAGAGGATCCAAGATATATAGCAAGAAGAATAATGATACATGCCAGTGAAGATGTAGGGATGGCAAATCCAGAAGCTATGCTTATAGCCAGCAGTGCAATGGCAGCCAGTGAAAAAATAGGTATGCCCGAAGTAAAAATAATACTTGCTCAGGCGGTAATATATCTTTCTATATCTACAAAGAGCAACTCATGCTATATGGGAATAAATAAAGTAATGGAAGATATAGAAAAAGGAGATATGGAAACAGTACCTTTGACTATATGCCATAATGCAAAAGGATACAAATATCCTCACGACTATGCTGGAAACTTTGTAAAGCAGAATTATACTGCTAAAAAGAGAGAGTACTATGTCCCTGGGGATAATAAAAATGAGAAACTTATAAAAGAAAAAATGGAAAAACTATGGGGAAAATAA
- the hisS gene encoding histidine--tRNA ligase, which yields MKLIKAVRGTKDIYGEEAVKYTYISKMAQEVFENYGYTYIKTPIFEETDLFKRGIGEGTDVVEKEMYTFKDRGERSITLRPENTASVVRSYLENGIYGKEEVTRYYYNGSMFRYERPQAGRQREFNQIGVEVLGESSPILDAEVIAMSYTLLEKLGISDLEVHINSVGTTASRTQYREKLLNFLNPIKEELCEDCQMRMEKNPLRVLDCKVEKCKELTKEAPSIIDSLTEEERAHYEDVKKYLDIFGIKYVEDPKLVRGLDYYSSTVYEIVTNKLGAQGTVLGGGRYDNLLKQLGDKDIPAVGFAAGVERMMMLLEEYPSNSPDVYVAWLGDEAKDFGIKITKVLRDAGVKTFVDFNSKGMKSHMKKADKLGVKYCIIAGEDEINKGTVVLKDFANRTQEELSFEKAMEIIKESR from the coding sequence ATGAAGCTTATAAAAGCTGTTAGAGGAACTAAAGATATCTATGGAGAAGAGGCAGTAAAATATACATACATATCTAAAATGGCTCAGGAAGTATTTGAAAATTATGGGTATACATATATAAAAACTCCAATATTTGAAGAAACTGATCTGTTCAAAAGAGGAATTGGAGAAGGAACTGATGTTGTAGAGAAAGAAATGTATACATTTAAAGACAGAGGGGAAAGAAGTATAACTCTAAGACCAGAAAACACTGCATCAGTAGTAAGATCATATCTTGAGAATGGTATCTATGGAAAAGAAGAGGTAACAAGATATTATTACAATGGATCAATGTTCAGATATGAAAGACCACAAGCTGGAAGACAGAGAGAATTCAACCAGATAGGGGTAGAAGTATTAGGAGAAAGTTCACCTATATTAGATGCAGAAGTAATAGCAATGAGTTATACACTTCTTGAAAAATTAGGAATAAGTGATCTTGAAGTTCATATTAACTCAGTTGGAACAACAGCTTCTCGTACACAGTACAGAGAAAAATTGTTAAATTTTCTTAACCCTATTAAAGAAGAATTATGTGAAGACTGCCAAATGAGAATGGAAAAAAACCCACTAAGAGTCCTTGACTGTAAAGTAGAAAAATGTAAAGAGCTTACAAAAGAAGCTCCTAGTATAATAGATTCTCTTACAGAAGAAGAAAGAGCTCATTATGAAGATGTAAAAAAATATCTTGATATTTTTGGAATAAAATATGTTGAAGATCCAAAATTAGTAAGAGGGCTTGATTATTATTCAAGTACAGTTTATGAAATAGTTACTAATAAACTTGGAGCACAGGGAACTGTATTAGGAGGAGGAAGATATGACAATCTTCTGAAACAGTTAGGTGACAAGGATATTCCAGCAGTAGGATTTGCAGCTGGAGTGGAAAGAATGATGATGTTGTTGGAAGAATATCCTAGCAACAGTCCTGATGTCTATGTAGCTTGGCTTGGAGATGAAGCAAAAGATTTTGGTATAAAAATAACTAAAGTATTGAGAGATGCAGGAGTAAAAACTTTTGTAGACTTCAATTCTAAAGGTATGAAATCTCACATGAAAAAAGCTGATAAACTTGGAGTAAAATATTGTATAATAGCTGGAGAAGATGAAATTAATAAAGGAACAGTTGTTTTAAAAGATTTTGCTAACAGAACTCAGGAAGAGTTATCATTTGAAAAAGCAATGGAAATAATTAAAGAATCTAGATAG
- the aspS gene encoding aspartate--tRNA ligase translates to MIYKTHNLGELRKENIGQEVILSGWVDTKRDLGGLTFVDMRDREGKTQVIFDIDVAPKDVVEQAQKLKNESVIRIVGEVKERQSKNPNMPTGDIEVFAKELTVLNSCDVLPFQISGIDDNLNENIRLKYRYLDIRRSRMLHNLKMRHKMIMAIRNYMDKEGFLDIDTPLLTKSTPEGARDFLVPCRISPGDFYALPQSPQLFKQLLMIGGIERYFQLAKCFRDEDLRADRQFEFVQLDIEMSFVTMEDVMRTIEGLAKDVFTAITGEEVNYTFQKMPYAEAMSRFGSDKPDIRFGVELKDLTEIVRNSGFKAFQETVANGGIVKAVVAPQGAERFSRKIIGEYEEHAKRYFGAKGMAYIKITEEGINSPIAKFLSEDEMKAIVETTGAVKGDIILIIADKAKVVYGALGAIRTRIGKEFNLINPDEFKFLWVVDFPMFQYDEEEKRYKAEHHPFTSIKDEDLNAFLNGQTENIRTNTYDMVLNGFEIGGGSIRIFNPEIQSKVFDRLGLTPEEAKTKFGFFLDAFKYGAPPHGGLAFGLDRWLMVMLKENSIRDVIPFPKTNKGQCLMTEAPGEVDDGQLEELYLKSTYVEEKNQ, encoded by the coding sequence ATGATTTATAAAACTCATAATTTAGGTGAATTGAGAAAAGAGAATATAGGACAGGAAGTAATTCTTTCTGGTTGGGTAGACACAAAGAGAGACCTTGGTGGGTTGACTTTTGTGGATATGAGAGACAGAGAAGGAAAAACACAGGTCATCTTTGACATAGATGTAGCGCCTAAAGATGTAGTTGAGCAGGCTCAAAAACTTAAAAATGAATCAGTTATAAGAATAGTTGGAGAAGTAAAAGAAAGACAAAGTAAAAATCCAAATATGCCTACAGGAGATATAGAAGTTTTTGCTAAAGAACTTACAGTATTAAACAGCTGTGATGTTCTTCCTTTCCAAATCTCAGGAATAGATGATAATCTTAATGAAAATATCAGATTGAAATATAGATATCTTGATATCAGAAGATCAAGAATGCTTCATAACCTTAAAATGAGACATAAAATGATTATGGCAATAAGAAACTACATGGATAAAGAAGGATTCTTGGATATAGATACTCCTTTACTTACAAAATCTACACCTGAGGGAGCTAGAGACTTCCTAGTTCCATGCAGAATAAGCCCAGGAGACTTCTATGCACTTCCACAATCACCACAATTATTCAAACAATTATTGATGATTGGGGGAATAGAAAGATATTTCCAATTAGCTAAATGTTTCAGAGATGAAGACCTTAGAGCAGACAGACAATTTGAATTTGTACAATTGGATATAGAGATGTCTTTCGTAACTATGGAAGATGTAATGAGAACTATAGAAGGACTTGCTAAAGATGTATTTACTGCTATTACTGGAGAAGAGGTTAACTATACTTTCCAAAAAATGCCTTATGCAGAAGCAATGTCAAGATTTGGTTCTGATAAACCAGATATTAGATTTGGTGTAGAACTTAAAGATTTAACTGAAATAGTAAGAAATTCAGGATTTAAAGCTTTCCAAGAAACTGTAGCAAATGGCGGAATAGTAAAAGCTGTAGTTGCACCTCAGGGAGCAGAGAGATTCTCTAGAAAAATTATTGGAGAATATGAAGAGCATGCTAAAAGATATTTTGGTGCTAAAGGAATGGCTTACATAAAAATAACTGAAGAGGGTATAAACTCTCCAATAGCTAAATTCCTTTCAGAAGATGAAATGAAAGCTATAGTAGAAACAACAGGAGCTGTAAAAGGAGATATCATCCTTATTATAGCTGACAAAGCAAAAGTAGTATATGGAGCTTTAGGAGCTATCAGAACTAGAATAGGAAAAGAATTTAATCTTATCAATCCTGACGAATTTAAATTCCTATGGGTAGTAGATTTCCCTATGTTCCAATATGATGAGGAAGAGAAAAGATATAAGGCTGAGCATCATCCATTCACTTCAATAAAAGATGAAGATTTAAATGCTTTCTTAAATGGACAAACTGAAAATATCAGAACTAATACATATGACATGGTACTTAATGGATTTGAAATTGGTGGAGGTTCTATCAGAATATTCAATCCAGAAATTCAATCTAAAGTATTTGACAGATTAGGACTTACACCTGAAGAAGCTAAGACTAAATTTGGATTCTTCCTTGATGCATTTAAATATGGAGCACCACCTCATGGAGGGCTTGCATTTGGATTAGACAGATGGCTGATGGTAATGCTTAAAGAAAATTCTATAAGAGACGTTATTCCATTCCCTAAAACAAATAAAGGACAATGTCTAATGACAGAAGCTCCTGGAGAAGTGGATGATGGGCAGTTGGAAGAATTATATTTAAAAAGTACTTATGTAGAAGAAAAAAATCAATAA
- the argS gene encoding arginine--tRNA ligase, whose amino-acid sequence MLIIDREIAKIFENTIKKLYSEKETKKVEVSVATNEKFGDFQTNFAMMNSKIIGKNPRVIAQEVLDNLEENNVIEKLEIAGPGFINIFLKSEYLGELLKKSRTEEYDFSFLNREGDVIIDYSSPNIAKRMHIGHLRSTIIGDSIRRIYKYLGYHIVADNHIGDWGTQFGKLIIGYRRWLNKEAYKENPIEELERVYVEFSKLSETEPELEEEARLELKKLQDGDAENFALWKEFIKVSLDEYDKLYKRLGVHFDTYYGESFYHPIMQGVVEELVEKKLAVEDDGAKVVFFPEEDNLFPCIVQKKDGAFLYSTSDIATIKFRRETYNINKLIYLTDERQQDHFKQFFRITDMLGWNVEKHHIWFGIMRFADGVFSTRKGNVIRLEQLLDEGKKRAYEIVQEKNPSLSEEEKDKIAEIVGVGAIKYADLSQNRQSPIIFEWDKILTFEGNTAPYLQYSYARIQSILRKAESEGKNVDYSKEIKIEDKLERALADHITAFPMAVLKASETFKPNIIADYLFELSKKFNSFYNSCPILNQEDEILYSRALIAKITGETIKDGLSLLGIKTLDRM is encoded by the coding sequence GTGCTTATCATAGATAGAGAGATAGCAAAAATTTTTGAAAATACAATAAAGAAACTATATAGTGAAAAGGAAACAAAAAAAGTAGAAGTATCTGTTGCTACAAATGAAAAATTTGGAGATTTCCAGACAAATTTTGCAATGATGAATTCTAAAATAATAGGTAAAAATCCAAGAGTTATAGCTCAAGAGGTTCTTGATAATCTTGAAGAAAATAATGTTATTGAAAAATTAGAAATAGCAGGACCTGGATTTATCAATATATTTTTAAAAAGCGAGTATCTTGGAGAGCTTTTAAAAAAATCAAGAACAGAAGAATATGATTTTTCTTTCTTGAATAGAGAGGGAGATGTAATAATAGATTACTCTTCGCCAAATATAGCTAAAAGAATGCATATAGGGCATCTAAGATCAACAATAATAGGAGATTCGATCAGAAGAATCTACAAATATCTAGGTTATCATATAGTAGCTGATAATCATATAGGAGACTGGGGAACACAGTTTGGGAAACTTATCATTGGATACAGAAGATGGCTGAATAAAGAAGCTTATAAAGAAAATCCTATTGAAGAGTTAGAAAGAGTTTATGTAGAGTTTTCTAAGCTGTCTGAAACTGAGCCAGAACTTGAAGAGGAAGCAAGACTTGAATTAAAGAAACTTCAAGATGGAGATGCTGAAAACTTTGCTCTTTGGAAAGAATTTATAAAAGTATCATTAGATGAGTATGATAAACTTTATAAAAGATTGGGTGTTCATTTTGATACATACTATGGAGAATCTTTTTACCACCCTATAATGCAGGGAGTAGTAGAGGAACTTGTAGAAAAAAAATTGGCTGTAGAAGATGATGGAGCTAAAGTTGTATTCTTTCCAGAAGAAGACAATCTTTTCCCATGTATAGTACAAAAGAAAGATGGAGCTTTTCTTTATTCAACATCTGATATAGCTACTATCAAATTCAGAAGAGAAACTTATAACATAAATAAACTTATATATCTTACTGATGAAAGACAACAGGATCACTTCAAGCAGTTCTTCAGAATAACAGATATGCTTGGATGGAATGTAGAGAAACATCACATCTGGTTTGGGATAATGAGATTTGCTGATGGAGTATTCTCAACTAGAAAAGGAAATGTAATAAGACTTGAGCAGCTTCTAGATGAAGGAAAGAAAAGAGCTTATGAAATAGTACAGGAGAAAAATCCTAGTTTGTCTGAAGAAGAAAAGGATAAAATAGCAGAAATAGTTGGAGTAGGGGCAATAAAATATGCCGACCTTTCTCAAAACAGACAAAGTCCTATTATATTTGAATGGGATAAAATTCTGACTTTTGAAGGAAATACCGCTCCTTATCTTCAGTATTCTTATGCAAGAATCCAATCTATATTAAGAAAAGCTGAAAGTGAAGGAAAAAATGTAGATTACAGTAAAGAAATAAAAATAGAAGATAAACTAGAAAGAGCATTAGCTGATCATATAACAGCATTTCCAATGGCTGTGCTAAAAGCTTCTGAAACATTTAAGCCAAATATAATTGCAGATTATTTATTTGAGCTTTCTAAGAAATTTAATAGTTTCTACAACAGCTGTCCAATATTAAATCAGGAAGATGAGATTTTATATTCAAGAGCACTTATAGCTAAGATAACAGGAGAAACTATTAAGGATGGATTATCTCTGCTTGGAATAAAAACTCTGGATAGAATGTAA
- the rapZ gene encoding RNase adapter RapZ — protein sequence MGKNKIVIVSGLSGAGKTTALNTMEDMGYYVVDNLPCEVGNFFINTSIEKLGLGIDIRSFKKVDEFFQLLLEMKKAEIDYSLIFIEASEEIILNRYNLTRRRHPLEADTLLESVQREREIMFPIREAATGIIDTSYIKPKELSERVREILMVDGETKDINIHVQSFGFKYGIPIDLDLLFDVRFLPNPYYVEELKEKTGEDKAVSSYVMGYDVSQEFASRLLDLMEFLIPNYIKEGKKHLTIGIGCSGGKHRSVTLASLLYRELSKKDKLNVYISHREKERGNW from the coding sequence ATGGGGAAAAATAAGATAGTAATAGTAAGTGGATTAAGCGGAGCAGGAAAAACTACTGCATTGAATACAATGGAAGATATGGGTTATTATGTTGTAGATAATCTTCCTTGTGAAGTAGGAAATTTTTTTATTAACACTTCTATTGAAAAATTAGGATTAGGAATAGATATTCGTTCATTTAAAAAAGTAGATGAATTTTTTCAGCTTTTACTTGAAATGAAAAAAGCAGAGATAGACTATTCACTTATTTTTATTGAAGCTTCTGAAGAGATAATACTTAACAGATATAATCTGACTAGAAGAAGACATCCATTGGAAGCTGACACTCTTTTAGAAAGTGTTCAAAGAGAAAGAGAGATAATGTTTCCTATAAGAGAGGCTGCAACTGGAATAATAGACACAAGTTATATAAAACCTAAAGAGCTGTCAGAAAGAGTAAGAGAAATACTCATGGTAGATGGAGAAACAAAAGATATAAATATTCATGTACAGTCATTTGGTTTTAAATACGGGATTCCCATTGACCTTGACCTTCTTTTTGATGTAAGATTCCTTCCTAACCCCTACTATGTAGAAGAATTAAAAGAAAAAACTGGAGAAGATAAAGCGGTGTCTTCTTATGTAATGGGATATGATGTATCTCAGGAATTTGCTTCAAGACTTTTGGATTTGATGGAATTTCTTATCCCTAATTATATAAAAGAAGGGAAGAAACACTTAACTATCGGTATAGGATGCAGCGGCGGTAAACATCGTTCAGTAACTTTAGCTTCACTTTTATACAGAGAGCTTTCTAAAAAGGATAAACTGAATGTATATATTAGCCATAGAGAGAAAGAGAGAGGAAATTGGTAG
- the uvrC gene encoding excinuclease ABC subunit UvrC — MDIKKIDIPENPGVYLMKKNGKIIYVGKAKNLKNRVSSYFNREHESEKTKELVKNIEDIEFIICNSEIDAFVLENNLIKKYSPKYNIALKDEKTYPYIKISRETFPNIKMIRTTRALDNKTGMYFGPYPQGGWNLKKNIVKIFKIRDCNRDMNKVYARPCLKYFMKMCPGPCTYKNIKEEYNELVEGAKQLLKGQGRSVIEELKKKMEKASEDMKFEEAIMYREQIKEIENTVNNQITEYGKELDEDIFNIKEENNRVFICVLNVRDGKILGKISTNIDLKDKIYENILEVVVMAFYNKHPIPQNIVFSSEYENESSRVLEALKKDKNKKIEFFFPKIKSRRKELLEMGELNLIRDIENHYRKKSVIEEGLYKIYTTLSLKRYPRKIECFDISNIQGKDAVASMSVSVEGKASKQDYRKFKITCKDTPDDFAMMREVITRRYGKLPENEFPDVILIDGGLGQINAAGEVFRELGKDGISDLLSLAKRDEEVYKYGENIPYVFSKDQEALKIFQRVRDEAHRFGITYHRKLRSKRVLSSELDEVEGIGEKRKAVLLKEFGSVSKIAKEDIESLSRFVPRNVAENILEKLRKK; from the coding sequence ATAGATATCAAAAAAATAGATATACCTGAAAATCCAGGAGTATATCTAATGAAAAAAAATGGCAAGATAATCTATGTAGGAAAAGCTAAAAACTTAAAAAACAGAGTATCTTCATATTTTAACAGAGAGCATGAAAGTGAAAAAACTAAAGAACTGGTAAAAAATATAGAAGATATAGAATTTATTATATGCAATAGTGAAATAGATGCTTTTGTCCTTGAAAATAATCTTATAAAAAAGTACAGCCCTAAATATAATATAGCTTTAAAAGATGAGAAGACATATCCCTATATAAAAATCAGCAGAGAAACATTTCCAAATATCAAGATGATCAGAACAACAAGAGCTCTTGATAATAAAACAGGAATGTATTTTGGTCCATATCCTCAGGGAGGATGGAATCTGAAAAAAAATATTGTAAAGATATTTAAAATCAGAGACTGCAACAGAGATATGAATAAAGTATATGCAAGACCATGCCTTAAATATTTTATGAAGATGTGTCCTGGTCCTTGTACTTACAAAAATATAAAAGAAGAGTATAATGAGCTTGTAGAAGGGGCTAAGCAGCTTTTAAAAGGACAGGGAAGAAGCGTAATAGAGGAATTAAAAAAGAAAATGGAAAAAGCTTCTGAAGATATGAAGTTTGAAGAAGCCATAATGTACAGAGAGCAGATAAAAGAAATAGAAAATACTGTAAATAATCAAATAACTGAATATGGAAAAGAATTGGATGAGGATATTTTCAATATAAAAGAAGAAAATAACAGAGTATTCATCTGTGTATTAAATGTGAGAGATGGTAAAATTTTAGGAAAAATCTCGACAAATATAGATTTAAAAGATAAAATATATGAGAACATACTTGAAGTAGTTGTGATGGCATTTTATAATAAACATCCAATACCTCAAAATATAGTGTTTTCAAGTGAATATGAAAATGAGAGCAGCAGAGTGCTTGAAGCTTTAAAAAAGGATAAAAATAAAAAAATAGAATTCTTTTTTCCAAAGATAAAAAGCAGAAGAAAAGAACTTTTAGAAATGGGAGAGCTCAATCTAATAAGAGATATAGAAAATCATTACAGAAAAAAATCTGTTATTGAAGAGGGACTTTACAAGATATATACTACTTTATCTCTTAAAAGATATCCTAGAAAAATTGAATGCTTTGACATATCTAATATTCAGGGTAAAGATGCTGTAGCATCTATGAGTGTATCTGTGGAAGGAAAAGCTTCAAAACAGGATTACAGAAAATTTAAGATCACATGTAAGGACACACCAGATGACTTTGCAATGATGAGAGAAGTAATAACAAGACGCTATGGAAAACTTCCAGAAAATGAATTTCCAGATGTAATACTTATAGATGGAGGACTAGGGCAGATAAATGCTGCTGGGGAAGTTTTTAGAGAATTAGGTAAAGATGGTATATCTGATCTTCTCAGTTTAGCAAAAAGAGATGAAGAGGTATATAAATATGGAGAAAATATACCATATGTTTTCTCAAAAGATCAGGAAGCATTAAAAATATTTCAAAGAGTGAGAGATGAAGCACATAGATTTGGTATAACATACCATAGAAAACTTAGAAGCAAGAGAGTGCTGTCTTCTGAACTGGATGAGGTAGAGGGTATAGGAGAAAAGAGAAAAGCAGTTCTTTTAAAAGAATTTGGCTCAGTATCAAAAATAGCAAAAGAAGATATAGAGTCTCTTTCAAGGTTTGTACCTAGAAATGTTGCAGAGAATATCTTAGAAAAATTAAGAAAAAAGTAA
- a CDS encoding PP2C family protein-serine/threonine phosphatase, with protein MLYIFFLILLLILFFYVLKRQEKEHFGDIIRILTSLRAKKDIEDIPDILKDEYTETLNKIIKQELELENSIEELREYRKELEVTYDALVTKSTQLEYSNHILERRVENLSNLNSLSRAVLSILEVDKIINIILDAYFVLTGAKRISLYLWENGKLKNKRIKGAIKFRGEVSYPEEILKEYTRNDFKKIYEELSVGFAVQKDEVVVISPLVVKGKELGVIYVIEDKNKLIDLDEETISALVIQVSIAINNAQIYADLIVKERMSNELEVAARIQKKILPEDIDEVFGLEIANYFEPAKEIGGDYYDYTILDDDNFSITIADVSGKGVPAAFLMALGRSVLKTVTITGDTGPAENLNELNRIIYPDITEDMFITMMHSKYNKNTKTLHYSNAGHNPLVVYRAETDTVELHTVKGVAIGFLNDYKYKQGEIKLGKGDIVIFYTDGINETENKNKDMFGINKLKEVVYQNKLKRPEEIKTAILEELNKFRGDYEQVDDLTFVILKSNL; from the coding sequence ATGTTATATATATTTTTTCTGATTCTGTTATTAATTTTATTTTTTTATGTTTTAAAAAGACAGGAGAAGGAACATTTTGGAGATATAATTAGGATACTTACAAGTCTTAGAGCTAAGAAAGATATAGAAGACATCCCAGATATACTTAAAGATGAATATACAGAAACGTTGAACAAAATAATCAAGCAGGAACTGGAGTTGGAAAACTCCATAGAAGAACTGAGAGAATATAGAAAAGAACTGGAAGTTACATATGATGCACTTGTAACAAAATCAACTCAGCTGGAATACAGTAATCATATACTTGAAAGAAGGGTTGAAAATCTATCTAATTTAAACTCTCTTTCCAGAGCAGTATTATCTATATTAGAAGTTGATAAAATTATAAATATAATTTTGGATGCATATTTTGTGCTCACAGGAGCAAAGAGAATATCTCTTTACCTTTGGGAAAACGGCAAACTGAAAAATAAAAGAATAAAAGGTGCTATAAAATTCAGAGGGGAAGTTTCCTATCCAGAGGAGATATTAAAGGAATATACAAGAAATGATTTTAAGAAGATATATGAAGAACTGTCAGTAGGATTTGCAGTACAAAAGGATGAAGTAGTTGTTATTTCTCCTTTGGTAGTAAAAGGAAAAGAACTGGGAGTTATTTATGTGATTGAAGATAAAAATAAACTTATTGACTTAGATGAAGAAACTATATCTGCTCTTGTAATACAGGTTTCCATAGCAATAAACAATGCTCAGATATATGCAGACCTTATTGTTAAAGAAAGAATGTCAAATGAATTGGAAGTTGCAGCAAGAATCCAAAAGAAAATACTTCCAGAAGATATAGATGAAGTTTTTGGATTGGAAATCGCAAACTATTTTGAACCTGCAAAAGAAATTGGTGGAGATTATTATGATTATACTATTCTTGATGATGATAATTTCTCTATAACAATAGCAGATGTCAGTGGTAAAGGAGTTCCAGCTGCCTTTTTGATGGCTTTAGGAAGATCTGTATTGAAAACAGTAACAATAACAGGAGATACAGGACCAGCTGAAAACTTAAATGAATTGAATAGAATTATATATCCTGATATAACAGAGGATATGTTTATTACAATGATGCATAGTAAATATAATAAAAATACAAAAACCTTGCATTATTCAAATGCTGGACACAATCCTCTGGTAGTATATAGAGCAGAGACTGATACTGTTGAGCTTCATACAGTAAAAGGTGTAGCAATTGGATTTTTGAATGATTATAAATACAAGCAGGGTGAAATCAAACTTGGCAAAGGAGATATAGTAATCTTCTACACAGATGGAATAAATGAAACAGAGAATAAAAATAAAGATATGTTTGGTATAAATAAACTTAAAGAAGTAGTTTATCAAAACAAATTAAAGAGACCTGAAGAGATAAAAACAGCTATACTGGAAGAATTGAATAAATTCAGAGGAGATTATGAACAGGTAGATGACTTGACATTTGTTATACTTAAAAGCAATCTTTAA